Genomic DNA from Shouchella patagoniensis:
AATGCCGATACTCTCCTAAAAACATCGTCTGCCAACCTCCCCCCACTTTCTCCCCTTAACTTACCACAAACCTCCACTTTCCACCACCTTGATCTCTAGTTTTCCACAGAATTAAAAAAAATCCTGCTCTATCGCAGGATTTTTCATATATTTTTAATTGACAAGAGCTGACAAGATTACAGGTAGTAAACGAGATGACGACTTGTTAAGGGGGGAGTTTCACTCATCATACGGGTGAAAATGTCACTCCCTGCTAGATTAAGCAGAACAAAAGGGTGTAACATCCGCTCTTGTGGATAACCTAAAGGGTTTAACCAATGAATTGCTTCGTTATATCTATCTAGTTCAAACCCATGACGCATTCTAATTTCTTTTTGCATTCGTTCTTTTAAAAATTGTATTTGCGTCTGAATAAACTCTTTGTTTTTCTCGGCCATCGACTCCACAGTAGAACTAATTTCTGTAGCTAGTTGACGAAGAGGAAGATGCGCTTCTTCTATTTGTTGCGCGGCTGTATTCGAAACTTCTTCAATAGCAAAAGTATGCTGTTCATCTAACCACGCTTCACGTAACTCTACTCCACGGCCATCAATATAACTTTGAATTTGGTCCTCTCTTCCACGCAAATGTTTCTCTACTTGTCTTGGAACAAAAGTTGCAGAAAGTCTTGGAATAACTGGCGTGAGATCAAAACCAAACTCCGCAAATACAGGTTTTAGCGTAGCCCAATAAGCAAGTTCACCCGGACCTGCGACAAAAGCAGCCGTTGGCAATAGCCATTCTTGCATTAATGGTCTCGTCACTACATTATTACTAAACCGCTCTGGGTGAGCATCCACTTCCATCAAAAGCTCTTTTCTAGTAAATGTTAGATCCGTTTCCCGTACATAAAAGCACCCATCTGCATAGTCAAGTCTGCTTCTCTTGCGATCAATTGTATAAAATAGGTGCGCATTTTCTTCGTCTGTTGCAATTGGCGCAGGGTATCCTTTTTCTTGTAAATGCCGTTCGCCTTTTAGCTGTTGATTCTGAACAAATTCTACTTTCTCAACAAGTTCTCTTAAGAAAGGTTTTTCAATCTCTCTAAGTGCAGGGTCTCCACTATCTACATACAATAAGCCTTCTTCATGGAAAAAATCATGCATTAATAGTTGAAAAAAGTCCGTATACGTTACTGCCTGATCTGCATATTGATCTACTTTCGTTTTTAACTCACCTGTAAAATCCGTTTCAGGTAATGTAGAAAATACATGATTTATAAAGTCATTTAACTCTTTTTTTGGTAACTCTTTTGTTGTTGCAGCTTCTCCTTGCGGTTGATCAACAAGCATTCTTTTTTTCCATTTATTTTGCTGACTCGTATAAGCAAATCGAATCTCATCAAGGTCATGATCTTCGCCAGCAATCCAAAACAGCGGCACAACTGGCTGACCTAGTTCTTCCTCGTATTGCTTCGCCAACATAATAACGGACATCGCTTTATAAACAGTAAATAACGGACCTGTAAGAAGACCGGCTTGCTGCCCTCCGACGACAACAAGGCTGTTTTCTTGCTCTAATTTATGTAATTGTTCCAAGCATTTTTGATTGTGTGGCAAGGAACTGTGCTTGTGAGCAAGAAGCTGTATTAAATCTTCTTTATGCGTAAATGAACGCTTGCTTACTTCTGCACTTCTTTTTTTCAGCCAGCCATCCTCACTCGGCATATAGGAAAACAGATCGCTTAATCGATCCGGGCGAGTTACGTATTCAGCCAAAACGCCTTTTAAGCTGTCTTGATCCAGCTCCTCAATTTTCATCGTTCAATCTCCTCATTTATACGGATTCCTTGTATTCCTGTTCCATAATAGCAAAAACAATCCGCACAACCAAATAAGATGCTTCTACATTTAAAATAGGATTCCCCTAGAAACAATTGCTACTATAAGAATGAACATATATGAAGCCGCCGAAGTTAAAAAACATAAGCGCCATATTGCCTTTGCTTTTGTCCAAATAGGGGCTTTGGGATTCACCCAATGAATGAACCACAAAAAGCAGCATATTGAGATTACCATACCTGCTAATGAGATCCACAAACCGTACAATGGCCATAATTCATTCGCCATAAAAACAATTGATATAAGAAAGAATGGCGCTGTACAATCGCTCGCTTTTCTTCCCGCAATAGGACGTTCAGATTTTATTGATAAGAACAGAAACAACAATATATACAATACCGGTGGGGCAATTACTAGCATCGCCACTATACTTGAAAAAAAAACGATCATGAGCAGTGACCTTTATTTAATAAATGATATAACATGTCAATCTTAGGAGTGGTTACCTGATGTTGTTTTCCTTGCTGCATAATATAACCGATGATTGCATCCAACTCTAATTGACGCCCTTGTTGTGCGTCAACAAACATCGACGAGTGATTCTCCTTTGTTTGTTCACATATTGTTAACACATGTTCCCAGCGTTCTTTTGTATCTGTTCGATTAATTGCAGCCATCGCTTCAATAAATACGTCTTTCATCGCTCGCTTATATCCAGGTATCTCAATAAGAGCACCATTTGTTACACCTAGAATCGCTGTTAATGGATTGATACATGCGTTGACTATTAATTTTTTTTCTAGCATTTCTTTATATTGATCTTCCCACTCTACTTGTAACAACTCACTAGTAAAAGCCATCTTCAAGCATGCTGTTACGCGCTTATCCACACGGGAATATGGAGCAATTTTAAGTTGGCCAATCCCTCGAACCTCGACACTTGGGAGCTCCTTTTTTTTAAAAAGACCATATTCAAGTACTCCTACATACACATGGTCTGAAAGTCTGCTTAGCTGCTGAAGATGCGCCATACCATTCTGCACAAATAACCAAGATGCTCCTTCATTGGCTAAAGAACGATTATTTGCTAGGACACTTTCAACATGATATGACTTCACAGCAACAATAATTAAATCATATCGCGAATGAGCATCATCACTTATTCGTGCAGCTATTTGTTTTTTACATTTTAATTTGCCTACAAGTGAAATTCCATGTTCCATTATCAATTCAGCCTGGCGGAGACTCTTACTAAAAATCGTTACTTCTTGCCCCTCTTTTTCCAAGGTAGAAGCAAGAAAGAGTCCAACTGCCCCAGCACCAATTACGGCTATCTTCACCAAATCCCCCCTTTATAAAGCATTATTGTATCATAGAGTCACAGCTACGCATTCTGTATTACCAAACTTTTTTGTTTTTAATGCGCTTACAAGATATTTGTAGTAAACTAATAAGTGTAAACGCCATTTGGTTTAGGAGGATTTATATGAGTATGATTAAAGTTGAACGTTTGCTCATTAATTACAAAACACTTGAAGAGTTCCGTCATTTCAGAGAGTATGGTGCAGCTGAACTATCTATGAAAGACGATCTCAATCAAAGCATCATTGAGAATGATAGTGAGTCCCCTTTCTATGGAATTTATTTTGGTAAGAAGCTAGTTGCCAGAATGAGCCTTTATAGAATTGACGGCAATGTCGACAAATACTTTGACCCACCGCAAGATTACTTAGAACTTTGGAAATTGGAAGTACTTGAGCCCTACCGTGGCAAAAGTTACGGTCGTGCTTTAATTGATTTTGCAAAAAGCTTTAATTTGCCTATAAAAACAAACGCACGTCAAAGCACCGGCGAATTTTGGTCAAAACTCGACTTTGAACCAATTACGTATAATGAAAGCCGAGATCGTGGGGAAAGCCCTTATGTTTGGTTTCCGTCAGGTGTACAAGAACAATCTGCACCACAAATGGAAGCAGCTAATGAAAAAAGTAGTTAAATAATAAAAATAAGCCGCTAATTCTTAGCGGCTTATTTTAAATTGATTTTTCTAAAATACTTGGATTTGCAAGTTTCCTTGCTCGATCCATAATTTCTAATAACGAGCGATAATCTTGTGTGATTAATTTTTTTTCATTTTCAATCTTTACTAGCTGCTCTTTTAGTTTCTCGTTTTCTTGCTTTAATAGAGCTGCTTCGTCTTTATTCATTGCACTATCTTTCATTGATTTGAGGAATTCTATCACATCTTCCAAATCAACTTGCTTTAATACTGGTGCTGCTTTTGACACTGTTTGTTCTTCCTTTTCTGGAGCAATCGCTTCTTCTGGAATCGCTTTTTTCATTTGTACTCTTGATTGTTCTCGCTTCAAAGCGGTCCGCTTTTTTTTCGCGATTGCAACCTCCGCTTCATACTTCTTCCGGATAGCAGAGTTCCACCGAAACCCACAAGCTGCACTTGTTCGTGATAATTTATCTGCTATTTCCTCAAAAGCCGCTAACTGAGTACTCCCTTCACGAATATGGCGCAGTACCGTTTCTGCTAATTGCAAATCATCCTCATGGGACCACGCATCTTGACGGTTAGCCGTCATTCGTAACCCTCCTCTTCCTGATCAAGAATTGCCTATTAAATCTTATGCTCTTCTTTCACTAATTAGACGTTTTACTATTAAAACAGACTGCCCACTGTTAAGCTTTATTATTCACAAAAAAACAGAAAGCCAGATTGGCTTTCTGTTTTCATGTATTATTTTGATGCCACTTTTTCACCTTTGTACGTTCCGCATTCTTTACAGATGCGGTGAGAAAGTTTGTATTCCCCACAATCAGGGCACGCTACCATACCAGGTACTTCTAATTTGAAGTGAGTACGGCGCTTATTTTTTCTCGTTTTTGATGTCTTTCTAAATGGTACTGCCATTGGTTACACCTCCTTAAAACATTCGGGCGATACATCGTGCTACTCTTTATCAAAAAACTTTGCTAAATCCGCAAGTCTAGGATCAACTTGCTTCTTTTTAGCTTCATCTGTAACTAGTTCCCACCCATTTCCAGATGGTGGGGCTAGTGCATCAGAAGGATTGTCCGCAAAAACTTGAAGTGGAATTTTAACCAGAACATGTTCTTGGATCACATGAGACAGGTCAATTATTTCACCTGAATAAGTGTATAAATCTTCCTCATCTAGTTCAGAAGGAGGCATTTCTCCTTCAGGGACAAAATGCGCTGTACCTTCAAGTAAAAACGGCCATGCCACATCCGCCAATGTGCGGGCACAAGCCAATGTTAAATCCCCACTCAGCTTAAACTTAAATGTATACACATTCCGTTTTGCTGTAACGGTTCCTTCAAGCCGAATATCACTTGCGGCGCGTACATCCTGATGTTCCGTTAAACGATCTTCGATTTGAACAATTTCATCAAATTGAATCGTTTCATAACGAGCTTGCTGAAGCTGCTGAACAGTCCATTTCATCTAATACTCACCCCATAAGGCAACAAAAATCATTATAAAACCACGACTTAGGAATGTCAACCTTTTTTCTTTACAGTGATCACTAAGCTTCCGTGTCAACTGTTAGTGCGCTATACTAAATGGATAGATACACTTATGTTATTTTATCACGTGTGACAAGGAAGTGCAAAGTATCGAGGAGGTTTTATTATTGAAAGCGGTTGGTGTCGTCGTTGAATACAATCCGTTTCATAACGGTCATAAGCATCACCTTCAAATGGCACGAACACAGGCTCAAGCAGACGTAGTTATCGCTGTCATGAGCGGTTCGTTCTTACAACGCGGTGAACCCGCTATACTATCACGGTGGGCCCGAACCGAAATGGCACTCTCTTCAGGTGCGGATATTGTTGTTGAACTTCCATATGCCTATTCTGTGCAAACTGCGGAACGTTTTGCCGAGGGAGCCGTTCACATCCTCTCTGCACTCGGGTGTACGAGCCTAAATTTCGGTAGCGAAGCAGGGGAAATTACTCCATTCATTTCATTGGTTACTTTTATGTCTAAACATAAGCAGCGCTATAATGAACATGTACAAC
This window encodes:
- the bshC gene encoding bacillithiol biosynthesis cysteine-adding enzyme BshC; translated protein: MKIEELDQDSLKGVLAEYVTRPDRLSDLFSYMPSEDGWLKKRSAEVSKRSFTHKEDLIQLLAHKHSSLPHNQKCLEQLHKLEQENSLVVVGGQQAGLLTGPLFTVYKAMSVIMLAKQYEEELGQPVVPLFWIAGEDHDLDEIRFAYTSQQNKWKKRMLVDQPQGEAATTKELPKKELNDFINHVFSTLPETDFTGELKTKVDQYADQAVTYTDFFQLLMHDFFHEEGLLYVDSGDPALREIEKPFLRELVEKVEFVQNQQLKGERHLQEKGYPAPIATDEENAHLFYTIDRKRSRLDYADGCFYVRETDLTFTRKELLMEVDAHPERFSNNVVTRPLMQEWLLPTAAFVAGPGELAYWATLKPVFAEFGFDLTPVIPRLSATFVPRQVEKHLRGREDQIQSYIDGRGVELREAWLDEQHTFAIEEVSNTAAQQIEEAHLPLRQLATEISSTVESMAEKNKEFIQTQIQFLKERMQKEIRMRHGFELDRYNEAIHWLNPLGYPQERMLHPFVLLNLAGSDIFTRMMSETPPLTSRHLVYYL
- a CDS encoding YceD family protein, which encodes MKWTVQQLQQARYETIQFDEIVQIEDRLTEHQDVRAASDIRLEGTVTAKRNVYTFKFKLSGDLTLACARTLADVAWPFLLEGTAHFVPEGEMPPSELDEEDLYTYSGEIIDLSHVIQEHVLVKIPLQVFADNPSDALAPPSGNGWELVTDEAKKKQVDPRLADLAKFFDKE
- the rpmF gene encoding 50S ribosomal protein L32, which encodes MAVPFRKTSKTRKNKRRTHFKLEVPGMVACPDCGEYKLSHRICKECGTYKGEKVASK
- a CDS encoding 2-dehydropantoate 2-reductase, with translation MKIAVIGAGAVGLFLASTLEKEGQEVTIFSKSLRQAELIMEHGISLVGKLKCKKQIAARISDDAHSRYDLIIVAVKSYHVESVLANNRSLANEGASWLFVQNGMAHLQQLSRLSDHVYVGVLEYGLFKKKELPSVEVRGIGQLKIAPYSRVDKRVTACLKMAFTSELLQVEWEDQYKEMLEKKLIVNACINPLTAILGVTNGALIEIPGYKRAMKDVFIEAMAAINRTDTKERWEHVLTICEQTKENHSSMFVDAQQGRQLELDAIIGYIMQQGKQHQVTTPKIDMLYHLLNKGHCS
- a CDS encoding DUF3397 family protein, whose translation is MIVFFSSIVAMLVIAPPVLYILLFLFLSIKSERPIAGRKASDCTAPFFLISIVFMANELWPLYGLWISLAGMVISICCFLWFIHWVNPKAPIWTKAKAIWRLCFLTSAASYMFILIVAIVSRGILF
- a CDS encoding RsfA family transcriptional regulator, with the translated sequence MTANRQDAWSHEDDLQLAETVLRHIREGSTQLAAFEEIADKLSRTSAACGFRWNSAIRKKYEAEVAIAKKKRTALKREQSRVQMKKAIPEEAIAPEKEEQTVSKAAPVLKQVDLEDVIEFLKSMKDSAMNKDEAALLKQENEKLKEQLVKIENEKKLITQDYRSLLEIMDRARKLANPSILEKSI
- a CDS encoding N-acetyltransferase, whose amino-acid sequence is MSMIKVERLLINYKTLEEFRHFREYGAAELSMKDDLNQSIIENDSESPFYGIYFGKKLVARMSLYRIDGNVDKYFDPPQDYLELWKLEVLEPYRGKSYGRALIDFAKSFNLPIKTNARQSTGEFWSKLDFEPITYNESRDRGESPYVWFPSGVQEQSAPQMEAANEKSS